One region of Chromatiales bacterium genomic DNA includes:
- a CDS encoding YggT family protein: protein MNGYLTNPLIFLVSVVFGLYALALLLRFLLQVVRADFYNPLSQFLVRITNPVVRPARRLIPGLGGLDLASLLLAWLVKSLEIALLIVLTETAANPLRAFAWAIPDLVELTIFVFLVALFVRVVLSWINGGGYNLAATVIYDLTSPLLRPIRRWLPSDTGGIDFSPLVAGVVLMLGWYLILPPLRAITGTG, encoded by the coding sequence ATGAACGGATACCTGACCAACCCGCTGATTTTTCTCGTTTCCGTAGTCTTTGGCCTGTACGCGCTGGCTCTGTTACTACGTTTCCTGTTGCAGGTTGTTCGCGCGGACTTCTACAACCCCCTGTCACAGTTTTTGGTGCGAATCACCAATCCGGTGGTGCGCCCGGCGCGCAGGCTGATCCCGGGGCTCGGCGGGCTCGATCTTGCAAGCCTCTTGCTGGCTTGGCTCGTCAAGTCCTTGGAAATCGCACTGCTCATCGTGCTTACCGAAACAGCCGCAAACCCGTTGCGGGCGTTCGCATGGGCAATTCCCGATCTTGTCGAGCTGACGATATTCGTCTTTCTCGTGGCACTTTTCGTGCGCGTGGTTCTCAGCTGGATCAACGGCGGCGGCTACAACTTGGCCGCAACTGTCATCTATGATCTGACCTCTCCGCTTCTACGACCGATTCGCCGCTGGCTGCCGAGCGACACCGGCGGAATCGACTTCTCGCCACTCGTCGCTGGAGTGGTGCTGATGCTCGGTTGGTATTTGATCCTTCCGCCGCTTCGTGCCATCACCGGCACCGGCTGA